The window TATGTTGAAATATTGTCAATACTCATCAAGATATGATCTTTTAAAAGCTGGAGAGGTAACAAATATCTTTAATAAAGAGATGAAAGGGGGATCTCTCTATGATATAGGAGTTTATCCATTGTATTTTGCTATTGCAATGTTTGGAGAGCCAGAGGAGTATTTTGGATATAACTATATATTAGAAAGTGGTGTAGATGGTTGTGGCTCAATTCTGTTAAAATATAAGGATAAAATAGGGAATATTTCATACTCTAAGATAACTGATGAGAGATCTCAAAGTGAGATTTTAGGAGAAAAGGGATCTATTGTAATAGATAAGGTTTCACAAGTTAAAGGGATAAAGATAAAATATAGAGATGGAAAAGAGGAAGATATAGAACTGGAAGTAGCTGAAAATGATATGATTTATGAGATAGATGAATTTGTAAATCTTATTAAAAAAGGTGAGATTGAATCTAAAGTAAATAGTTTTGATATATCGAGAAAAGTTGTAGAGATAATGGAAAAACTAGCTAATAGATAGGTGGATTATGTGGGGGATATTTAAAAAGAGGGATAGAGAAAAGGCAGTAGATGAGGATAGAATTTTTACAAGAAAGATAGATAAAGAAAATCTACTGAAAAAAGATTTAAAAAGAGAGCTAGAAAGAAATATTAAAAATTTAGAGAAGAGAGAGGTAAAAGAGATTGATACCTCTCTTTTAAACAAGAATTACAAGATTGACTATAAAAATTCTCTCAACGAAGAGCAACTAAAGGCATTGACTTCGATAGAGGGGCAGTATTTGGTGATAGCTGGGGCAGGCTCTGGAAAAACAAGAACTATAATATATAGAACAGCTTTTTTATTGGAGCAAGGGATAAAAGAGGAAGAGATTTTAATGGTAACCTTTACTAGAAAAGCTGCTGATGAGATGAAAAGCAGATTGGAAGATCTACTTGAAAGGGATATAAAAGTTGAGATTGGGACATTTCACTCTTTTTGCATGAAATTAATGGGAAAAAATAGGAATCTATTTAATTTGGAAAAAATTATAGTAATAGATGAGAAAGAGAAAAAAAGTATTATAGGGGTAATTATTAGAGAGAAAAGATTAAAATTAGAAATTGGAAAAGAGAGGGTTTTAAATATAATTGAGGGGCTAGAAAAGGGAAAAAATATAGATGATATCCTTACTGAAAAGGAGAAAGAGTACAAGGAACCTCTTGAAAACTTAATAAGAGATTATAAAAAATATAAGAAGATCAATAGGTTGTTTGATTTTAATGATCTAATAGATAAAGTCCTTATAAAGCTAAAAAGTGACATTGATTTTAGAAGATATCTTCAGAAAAAATACAGATATATAATTGTTGATGAGTACCAAGATACAGATAAAAAGCAGAGGGATATATTGAAGATGATCTGTGGAAAAGATGGGAACTTAATGGTAGTTGGAGATGATTATCAAAGTATATATGGGTTTAGAGGGGCAGAGTTTGAAAATATTTTAAGATTTAATGAGGATTTTCCCAATAGTTATCTTATAAAGTTAGAGAAAAATTATAGAAGTACAGAGGAGATAGTGGAGTACTCCAATAAGATAGCCTCTAAATTTCATCTGAAATATAATAAGATTGCAAAATCTACTGGGAGAAGAGGGGGTAAACCTAATATTTTAAAATTTAAAGATGAAAATCTCCAAAATAGATTTATAGTTGAAAAGATATTGAAGTTTCAGAAAGATGGAATAAAATATGGTGATATGGCTATTATTTACAGGGATAGATATAGTGTAATTAAGTTGGAAAAACTTTTATTAGAAAATAGCATTCCATATGAAAAGAAGATAGACAACAATGTTCAAGAGTTTGAAGTTGAGCTATATTTAAAGCTTTTAAATCTAAAGAGAGAGCCTGAAAGTATTCTCTACTGGGAAGATATTTTAGAATATATTCCTAAAAATAGTAAGATCTCTGTTTTTGATATATTAGATAGAAAAGAGAAAAACTCAAAGATTTTAAAAATATGTAAATGGTTAGAAAATGATTATACTTTAGAAGAAAGTTTGAAAATATCTATGAATTTAATGGAAGATATTATTCAAGATAGAGTACTGAAATTTGAAAAAATAGCTGAAATAAATTCAAAAATTAATCTAAATATTAATTTAGAAAACTATATTAAAGAATTTAATAGATATTTAACTAAAAAAGATAGTGATAATAAGGTAGCTCTGATCTCTGTTCACAGTTCAAAGGGGCTAGAGTGGAAGGTTGTTTTTATTCCTATGATGTTAGAGGGTATCTTTCCAAGTAGTTTAAGTGAGGAGAATTTAGAAGAGGAGAAAAGGCTATATTATGTAGCTTGTAGTAGAAGTAAGGAGTTTTTATATCTCCTCTATCCAGAGTATTTTTATGAAAAATTGGGGTATTTTAACAAAAAATCCTCTTTTTTAAAGTTCTAATTTTTAACTATATTATTTATTTTTGTATTATAAAAAATATTATCCCAATATCAAC is drawn from Fusobacterium varium and contains these coding sequences:
- a CDS encoding Gfo/Idh/MocA family oxidoreductase; this encodes MVNFAIIGTSSISEKFIGALKNSGKCNLYALLSRSESKGKEFAKKHGIEKVYTDINEMLKDEKIVAVYIASPNGKHFEQTKLALEAKKNVICEKPIVPSVEEFDILVDCAKRNGVALMEAMRPTMNPNFKIIKDSLEKIGDIRQFMLKYCQYSSRYDLLKAGEVTNIFNKEMKGGSLYDIGVYPLYFAIAMFGEPEEYFGYNYILESGVDGCGSILLKYKDKIGNISYSKITDERSQSEILGEKGSIVIDKVSQVKGIKIKYRDGKEEDIELEVAENDMIYEIDEFVNLIKKGEIESKVNSFDISRKVVEIMEKLANR
- a CDS encoding ATP-dependent helicase translates to MWGIFKKRDREKAVDEDRIFTRKIDKENLLKKDLKRELERNIKNLEKREVKEIDTSLLNKNYKIDYKNSLNEEQLKALTSIEGQYLVIAGAGSGKTRTIIYRTAFLLEQGIKEEEILMVTFTRKAADEMKSRLEDLLERDIKVEIGTFHSFCMKLMGKNRNLFNLEKIIVIDEKEKKSIIGVIIREKRLKLEIGKERVLNIIEGLEKGKNIDDILTEKEKEYKEPLENLIRDYKKYKKINRLFDFNDLIDKVLIKLKSDIDFRRYLQKKYRYIIVDEYQDTDKKQRDILKMICGKDGNLMVVGDDYQSIYGFRGAEFENILRFNEDFPNSYLIKLEKNYRSTEEIVEYSNKIASKFHLKYNKIAKSTGRRGGKPNILKFKDENLQNRFIVEKILKFQKDGIKYGDMAIIYRDRYSVIKLEKLLLENSIPYEKKIDNNVQEFEVELYLKLLNLKREPESILYWEDILEYIPKNSKISVFDILDRKEKNSKILKICKWLENDYTLEESLKISMNLMEDIIQDRVLKFEKIAEINSKINLNINLENYIKEFNRYLTKKDSDNKVALISVHSSKGLEWKVVFIPMMLEGIFPSSLSEENLEEEKRLYYVACSRSKEFLYLLYPEYFYEKLGYFNKKSSFLKF